The following are from one region of the Planctomycetaceae bacterium genome:
- a CDS encoding right-handed parallel beta-helix repeat-containing protein — translation MAESLELRTLLAANLSFVSAKLVDGNFVDAPSPTVGEQLGVMVTWQTEDLPADTNYRIDVSVAGVPVTRTVNFGHGQPGTGLYFATFVGNFARSGTHTVDIAIDVDHAIAETDEGDNTGSFTFTTNPVPDLPQPFVFPLAGTSGVDWAIGNYLDLDPRAGTGADFRGGPFHYDGHPGVDISPANFAGIDRGIAVLAAADGVVTAVQDGNPDRESGFSPVNLPSNFITIDHGNGWQSRYFHVSRDSITVQPGDVVSRGQTIALMGSSGASAGLAGGPHLHFDVSHFGRLIETFLAPVQYYVASLPYQADAPPSILDIAVSNYNAFASPDPAERMSAVSEFSLLENDTAALTYNLSHLRDGDTVSVRWIAPDGSIAQTNGYTQSGIRRNGLDQWVLDDLVWKTRTGTWTVEVALAGVVNATTTFDVVAGRSAPELRVRQNGELILDGRTSAIPFPDVAAGAVEPTLDFVLENHGGSNLTLSGLELPAGFSLVGEFPAVVAADAAATFTVQLDSAEIGYKLGDIRFTTNDSSEADYNFPLEGFVTGTRPAGSPDLTFTGPAAVDYAAGGTPVAVLPEATLVDAGATTFGGSQLIAQRVSLANSLDGLAIRHEGTGSGQVGVSGSDISFSGTVVGSVAADTDRLLVTFNAVADLTAIQAVARAVVYSSADLLSTAPRTVSLEFVDTDNLSSGRLYREIVPGTPSLSLSISDASISESGGASHATVVRTGNTDRELVVTLSSNDLSEATVPTAVTIPAGQSSVEFTITGVDDPDLDGIQTVTITASAAGFEDVASSIVITDDEIATPFKVTNTSDSGPGSLRQAILDANTANEPAIITFAIPDTDGGLIDIDGGSGLVGEDADADTFRIMPTTVLPAINNVNGHPITIDATSQRALTGDTNPHGPEIELDGSGVAAPGSIGILITGDNVLVQGITVHSFTGTGILATASADAVQITGSYIGTDSTGRAARANGLFGVVFAGATNSRLGGPNPSDRNVVAGNAVHGVEISSGASGITLQNNFIGVDAGGSTGLGNGVLGVSIIDGANIAIVGGNVISGNGSGGILVTGTHGAYSRNVLVNENHIGTNAAGNLAVPNLGPGIDVASVADITIGGSSVVANLISGNAQDGVRIRGTGNRNVEVSGNLIGTDITGTADLGNGHNGVLAQATREVTIGGALPDKRNVISGNDFRGVLIFDNTYSSILQNNLIGTTISGHAPLPNSFEGVLVVVATDLVVESNTISGNGLQGILIDEAGYNPVVVEWPEAQGGNGHFYVVSPKRTWLEAEAAAALLGTHLASVQDAAENQFLVDQVLAVPSWIGLSDHETADFEWSSGEAVTFTNWGATEPNGGGLENHAEITLSGEWNDLPEFFDRPAILEFTAAPDLDALRAAFGDVTISDNLIGLGADGISGAGNGGAGLGIQRSSRVLVRGNTIAHNVGPGAAAFNSAELSFTGNHIGTTADEAGTAGNANHGLEIRNSSRVTVGGTTQAESNLIAANNGEGILVWDNSSDVVIAGNRLGSNGSATPGLGNAASGIRVSGASRVVIGGSELGAGNLISGNPVAGIRVTDNSQSVTVLGNSIHDNGGLGIDLNDDGPTLNDPSDGDSGSNQLQNYPWIDPLFGGETSITGSLNSTPSATFQIEVFANFASELYAQGESSLGKVSVTTDANGDATFQVAALVAGGVRYTATATDAFGNTSEFSPPVTAAEDGIAPTSRALRTTTVFPTTAEFPIKILGSDNVGGSGIAEIEIYVSVNGGAWSLWQVVSATAGETSGSFETTVSFTGTSRSLYRFYTRAVDNAGNREPDPRRAQALFYLRDVDAPQSQVDSIEFDADSGLFTLGFSGTDIGGSIAWFDVYRSIDGAAPVRVARVRGPASGTVQVAGLPGTHTYRFYTIATDSSNLIEPDPGPLEDIVTTATYTPTLAPEIVAFDVQNQSEQRSYVTTLQLTFSAEDGLDELTTAAGTRIRLVSQGLNGTETSPVDLTSATFVRNGRTLTIHFGSSGLQVDGIYTLRLNVDNAGTGADEFEVSRRFHRLQGDADGDGDVDLDDVQLVRRAMIARTNDREADLNGDGIVSILDYLFAARNLGASLDPIEQRFDLDD, via the coding sequence ATGGCAGAGTCGCTTGAACTGCGCACATTGCTCGCAGCGAACCTTTCATTCGTCAGTGCGAAGCTGGTGGACGGCAATTTCGTCGATGCACCGTCTCCCACCGTCGGGGAACAACTGGGAGTTATGGTGACGTGGCAGACGGAAGATCTGCCCGCCGACACCAACTACCGCATCGACGTGTCAGTCGCAGGAGTTCCCGTCACGCGCACGGTCAACTTTGGTCATGGCCAGCCGGGAACAGGACTGTACTTCGCGACGTTTGTGGGCAACTTTGCCCGCAGCGGTACTCATACGGTCGACATCGCAATCGACGTCGACCACGCGATTGCCGAGACCGATGAAGGCGACAACACGGGATCCTTCACGTTCACGACGAATCCGGTTCCCGATCTGCCACAGCCGTTTGTGTTTCCGCTGGCCGGAACCTCCGGCGTCGACTGGGCGATCGGGAATTACCTGGACCTGGACCCGCGTGCGGGAACAGGCGCGGATTTCCGGGGCGGTCCGTTTCATTATGACGGACACCCTGGTGTCGATATCAGCCCGGCGAATTTCGCGGGCATTGATCGTGGAATCGCCGTGCTGGCGGCTGCGGATGGCGTTGTGACTGCCGTTCAGGACGGCAACCCGGACCGCGAATCCGGTTTCAGTCCGGTCAATCTGCCATCGAACTTTATCACCATCGACCATGGGAACGGCTGGCAGAGCCGCTACTTCCACGTGAGCCGCGACTCGATCACCGTTCAACCGGGCGATGTTGTTTCCCGCGGGCAGACAATTGCGCTGATGGGAAGTTCCGGTGCCAGCGCCGGGCTCGCGGGCGGACCACATCTGCACTTCGACGTATCACATTTCGGGCGGCTGATTGAAACGTTTCTTGCTCCTGTCCAGTACTACGTTGCGTCACTGCCCTACCAGGCGGACGCACCCCCGAGCATCCTGGACATCGCCGTCTCGAACTACAACGCGTTTGCCTCGCCGGATCCGGCGGAACGCATGTCGGCCGTGTCCGAATTTTCGCTGCTGGAAAATGACACGGCGGCACTGACGTACAACCTGTCGCACCTGCGGGACGGCGACACGGTCAGCGTGCGGTGGATCGCGCCGGACGGCAGTATTGCTCAGACGAACGGCTACACGCAGTCCGGCATTCGGCGGAATGGACTCGATCAGTGGGTCCTGGACGACCTTGTCTGGAAGACCAGGACGGGAACCTGGACCGTCGAGGTCGCTCTGGCCGGAGTCGTCAATGCAACAACTACGTTTGATGTCGTCGCTGGCCGCTCAGCACCGGAACTCCGTGTGCGTCAGAACGGTGAATTGATTCTGGACGGCCGCACGAGCGCCATTCCTTTTCCCGATGTGGCGGCCGGTGCAGTCGAACCAACACTGGACTTCGTCCTGGAAAACCACGGAGGCAGCAACCTGACGCTCAGCGGGCTGGAACTTCCGGCGGGGTTCTCGCTTGTCGGCGAGTTCCCGGCTGTTGTCGCTGCGGACGCTGCGGCCACGTTTACGGTGCAACTCGATTCTGCCGAGATCGGATACAAGCTGGGAGATATTCGATTCACGACGAATGATTCCAGCGAAGCGGACTACAACTTTCCCCTGGAAGGTTTCGTCACCGGAACGCGCCCCGCGGGTTCTCCGGACCTGACGTTCACGGGGCCGGCGGCCGTTGACTACGCGGCAGGAGGAACTCCCGTTGCCGTACTGCCAGAGGCGACGCTTGTCGACGCAGGAGCCACCACGTTTGGGGGCTCTCAACTGATTGCGCAACGAGTATCGCTGGCGAATTCACTCGACGGTCTCGCTATTCGCCATGAAGGCACGGGCAGCGGCCAGGTCGGAGTGTCGGGCAGTGACATTTCCTTTTCAGGTACGGTCGTCGGTTCCGTCGCTGCAGATACGGATAGATTGCTGGTGACCTTCAACGCGGTCGCGGATCTCACCGCCATTCAGGCTGTCGCGCGTGCCGTTGTGTACTCATCGGCAGACCTCTTATCGACAGCTCCGCGGACAGTGAGTCTCGAATTTGTGGATACCGACAACCTGTCCAGCGGACGCCTCTACCGCGAAATCGTCCCGGGAACGCCATCACTGTCACTTAGCATCTCAGACGCTTCCATCAGTGAGTCTGGTGGAGCATCCCACGCAACGGTCGTCCGCACCGGCAACACAGATCGGGAATTGGTCGTGACGCTGTCTTCGAACGACCTGTCGGAAGCGACAGTGCCGACCGCGGTCACAATTCCGGCCGGTCAATCGAGTGTCGAATTCACGATCACGGGAGTTGACGACCCGGATCTGGACGGAATTCAGACGGTAACAATTACGGCGTCTGCTGCCGGGTTCGAAGACGTGGCCAGTTCGATCGTCATTACCGACGATGAGATCGCAACTCCCTTTAAGGTCACCAACACAAGCGACTCCGGCCCGGGTTCTCTGCGTCAGGCGATTCTGGACGCGAATACAGCGAACGAACCGGCAATCATCACGTTTGCGATCCCCGATACGGATGGCGGTCTGATCGACATCGACGGCGGCAGCGGACTGGTCGGTGAAGATGCCGACGCAGACACGTTTCGGATCATGCCGACAACTGTGCTGCCGGCGATTAATAATGTGAACGGGCATCCGATCACGATCGACGCCACCAGCCAGCGAGCACTGACAGGCGACACCAACCCTCACGGTCCGGAAATCGAACTGGATGGCTCCGGCGTTGCCGCACCCGGGTCCATCGGAATTCTAATCACGGGCGACAACGTCCTTGTGCAGGGTATCACGGTTCACAGTTTCACGGGAACGGGCATTCTGGCGACCGCGTCAGCCGATGCGGTGCAGATCACCGGAAGCTATATCGGTACGGATTCAACAGGCCGAGCCGCCCGTGCCAACGGCCTGTTCGGAGTGGTCTTTGCGGGCGCGACGAATAGCCGGCTTGGAGGTCCGAATCCGTCTGATCGCAACGTCGTGGCAGGCAACGCAGTGCATGGCGTTGAGATCTCGTCGGGTGCATCCGGCATCACGCTGCAGAACAACTTTATCGGCGTCGACGCCGGGGGCAGCACGGGACTCGGCAACGGAGTGCTGGGAGTGTCCATCATCGACGGCGCGAACATCGCGATCGTCGGCGGCAATGTGATTTCAGGCAATGGAAGCGGCGGAATTCTGGTCACGGGCACGCACGGGGCGTACAGCCGTAATGTTCTGGTCAACGAAAATCACATCGGAACGAACGCGGCTGGCAACCTGGCGGTGCCAAATCTGGGTCCCGGCATCGACGTTGCGTCTGTCGCAGACATCACGATTGGCGGAAGTTCGGTCGTCGCCAATCTGATTTCCGGAAATGCACAGGACGGCGTTCGAATCCGCGGAACGGGAAACCGGAATGTTGAAGTCAGCGGCAACCTGATCGGCACCGATATCACGGGCACTGCAGACCTGGGGAATGGCCATAACGGCGTGCTGGCCCAGGCGACTCGCGAAGTCACAATCGGGGGAGCTCTGCCTGACAAACGGAATGTCATCTCCGGAAACGATTTTCGCGGCGTACTGATTTTCGACAACACCTATTCGTCCATCCTTCAGAACAATCTGATCGGGACAACGATCTCAGGTCACGCCCCGTTGCCCAACAGCTTCGAGGGCGTTCTTGTTGTGGTCGCCACTGATCTCGTTGTTGAGTCCAATACCATTTCAGGTAACGGGTTGCAGGGCATTCTCATTGATGAAGCCGGCTACAACCCGGTCGTTGTTGAATGGCCCGAAGCTCAGGGCGGCAATGGCCACTTTTACGTCGTTTCGCCCAAACGCACGTGGCTGGAAGCGGAGGCGGCTGCCGCGTTGCTCGGCACCCACCTGGCATCCGTGCAGGACGCCGCCGAAAACCAGTTTCTGGTGGATCAAGTTCTGGCAGTTCCGTCGTGGATCGGGTTGAGCGACCACGAGACCGCCGACTTCGAGTGGTCGTCGGGCGAAGCCGTGACATTCACAAACTGGGGTGCGACAGAACCCAACGGCGGGGGACTCGAAAACCACGCCGAGATCACGCTTTCCGGAGAATGGAACGATTTGCCTGAATTCTTCGATCGGCCGGCGATTCTGGAATTCACTGCTGCACCGGACCTGGATGCCCTGCGAGCGGCATTTGGCGACGTGACGATCTCCGATAACCTCATCGGTCTGGGAGCCGACGGAATTTCGGGCGCTGGAAACGGCGGTGCCGGTCTCGGGATTCAAAGAAGCAGCAGGGTACTGGTCCGCGGGAATACGATTGCCCACAACGTCGGTCCGGGCGCGGCCGCGTTCAACTCGGCTGAGCTGTCGTTCACAGGCAACCACATCGGTACAACTGCCGACGAAGCCGGCACCGCGGGAAACGCCAACCATGGTCTTGAGATTCGCAATTCGTCCCGAGTGACGGTCGGTGGCACAACGCAGGCCGAATCGAATCTGATCGCGGCAAACAACGGTGAAGGTATCCTGGTTTGGGACAACTCTTCCGATGTTGTCATCGCCGGCAACCGGCTGGGTTCGAATGGCAGTGCAACACCCGGGCTGGGCAATGCGGCTTCCGGAATTCGAGTCAGTGGCGCGTCGCGGGTCGTAATCGGAGGAAGTGAACTCGGTGCCGGCAATCTCATTTCCGGCAACCCGGTCGCTGGAATTCGCGTGACGGACAACAGTCAGTCGGTCACGGTGCTCGGCAATTCAATCCATGACAACGGTGGCCTGGGCATCGATCTGAACGACGACGGCCCGACGCTGAACGACCCGAGCGATGGCGACAGCGGATCCAACCAGCTTCAGAACTATCCATGGATTGATCCGTTGTTCGGCGGCGAAACATCGATCACCGGGTCACTGAACAGCACCCCCAGCGCGACTTTTCAGATTGAAGTGTTCGCGAATTTCGCCAGCGAGCTGTACGCGCAGGGTGAGTCATCGCTGGGAAAAGTCTCTGTCACCACAGATGCAAACGGAGATGCGACCTTCCAGGTGGCGGCATTGGTGGCCGGCGGCGTCCGCTACACGGCGACAGCGACGGACGCATTCGGAAATACGTCAGAATTCTCCCCGCCGGTAACGGCTGCTGAAGACGGCATTGCTCCAACCAGTCGAGCGCTGCGAACGACCACTGTCTTTCCGACGACCGCTGAGTTTCCGATCAAGATTCTGGGGTCCGACAATGTCGGCGGCAGTGGCATTGCAGAAATCGAGATCTACGTGTCTGTCAACGGCGGAGCCTGGTCGTTGTGGCAAGTCGTTTCGGCGACGGCGGGCGAGACTTCCGGCAGCTTTGAGACAACTGTCAGCTTCACCGGAACAAGCCGGTCGCTGTATCGCTTCTACACCCGAGCCGTCGACAATGCGGGCAACCGCGAACCCGACCCGAGGAGAGCCCAGGCGTTGTTCTATCTGCGGGACGTCGATGCGCCGCAGTCTCAGGTGGACAGCATTGAATTCGATGCCGACAGCGGACTGTTTACGCTCGGCTTCAGCGGCACCGACATCGGCGGCTCCATCGCCTGGTTCGATGTCTATCGGTCCATCGACGGAGCCGCGCCGGTCCGCGTTGCACGTGTCCGCGGACCTGCGTCGGGCACAGTGCAGGTTGCAGGTCTGCCGGGAACCCATACGTATCGCTTTTACACAATCGCCACGGATTCGAGCAACCTGATCGAACCGGATCCCGGTCCACTGGAGGACATCGTCACGACCGCGACCTACACTCCGACACTCGCACCCGAGATCGTCGCCTTCGATGTTCAGAATCAATCGGAGCAGCGTTCATACGTCACCACGCTGCAGCTGACATTCTCAGCGGAAGACGGCCTCGACGAACTTACCACCGCGGCAGGTACACGCATCCGGCTGGTCAGCCAGGGTCTAAACGGAACAGAAACCAGTCCGGTGGACCTGACCTCGGCCACCTTCGTCCGCAACGGCCGCACATTGACCATCCATTTCGGCTCAAGCGGTCTGCAGGTGGACGGTATCTATACGCTGCGACTCAACGTCGACAACGCCGGGACTGGTGCCGATGAATTTGAAGTGTCCCGCCGTTTCCACCGACTGCAGGGCGATGCCGACGGCGATGGTGATGTCGATCTCGACGACGTGCAACTGGTGCGGCGCGCAATGATTGCCCGCACCAACGATCGCGAAGCGGATCTGAATGGCGATGGCATTGTGTCGATTCTCGACTACTTGTTTGCGGCCAGGAACCTCGGCGCTTCACTGGATCCTATCGAACAGCGGTTCGACCTCGACGATTAG